One window of Paroedura picta isolate Pp20150507F chromosome 2, Ppicta_v3.0, whole genome shotgun sequence genomic DNA carries:
- the AP5M1 gene encoding AP-5 complex subunit mu-1, translating into MALRGLWLIGHEQGGRGNVLFSRRYPTVEMRAKRFNGASYVGVPEDGPFLKALLFELRLTGEEHGFVERQDGCGRINKTAVYGLQTDRGDLWPVVAFQKSGLIYAAVPLAEQPLTPRPALATLSGVSQAFSLLSGLLAFMNSSQKSEADRQAKVGQLPSLLAHACPLGTPLQTNLGGPSPEINPLPPGGHPQRPPAWRSCPYKGRPQVSVGIVEKVKSVQYDNRDVADTWQVYGAVSCKCDIEGPAPNVSVSLNLPANGSPLQDILVHPCVTSVDAAVLTSSSVDGMDDSAFSGPYKFPLTPPPDQFTLCCYTSQVPVPPILGFYQLKEEESQWKLSLHLKLHESVKNTFEYCEARIPFFNRGPIAHLEYKISYGQLEVSKEKSLLVWVIGQKFPKSLEISLTGTVSFGPSSPQQATDPVCTGNTAYIKLYFRILDFTLTGCYTDQHSVQVFAAGKPKISAAREVLSSDYYIWNSKAPAPVVYRTLLF; encoded by the exons ATGGCCTTGAGAGGGCTGTGGCTCATCGGCCATGAACAAGGCGGACGTGGAAATGTGCTCTTCTCCAG GCGGTACCCCACGGTCGAAATGCGAGCCAAGCGCTTCAACGGGGCCAGCTACGTGGGCGTGCCCGAGGACGGCCCTTTCCTCAAAGCGCTGCTCTTTGAGCTGAGGCTGACGGGGGAAGAGCACGGCTTCGTCGAGCGCCAGGACGGCTGCGGCCGCATCAACAAGACTGCCGTCTACGGGCTCCAGACCGACCGGGGCGACCTCTGGCCCGTGGTGGCCTTCCAAAAAAGCGGGCTCATCTACGCCGCCGTCCCGCTGGCCGAGCAGCCCTTGACCCCCCGCCCGGCTCTGGCCACCCTCAGCGGGGTCTCACAGGCCTTCTCGCTCCTGTCGGGCCTGCTGGCCTTCATGAACTCCAGCCAGAAGAGCGAAGCTGACCGGCAGGCCAAGGTCGGCCAGCTCCCGAGCCTGCTCGCGCACGCCTGCCCACTCGGCACCCCCCTCCAGACGAACCTGGGCGGCCCGTCGCCCGAaatcaaccccctccctcccggcgGCCACCCCCAGAGACCGCCCGCCTGGAGGAGCTGCCCGTACAAAGGGAGGCCTCAGGTGAGCGTCGGCATCGTGGAGAAAGTCAAGTCCGTGCAGTACGACAACAGGGACGTGGCGGACACGTGGCAGGTGTACGGCGCCGTCAGCTGCAAG TGTGACATCGAAGGCCCTGCTCCCAACGTGTCGGTCAGCTTGAACCTCCCCGCCAACGGCTCTCCGCTTCAAGATATCCTGGTCCACCCTTGCGTGACCTCCGTGGACGCGGCCGTCCTCACGAGCAGCAGCGTCGACGGCATGGACGACTCAGCTTTCAGCGGGCCTTACAAGTTCCCTCTGACCCCACCTCCGGACCAGTTTACCCTCTGCTGTTATACCTCCCAG GTGCCCGTCCCACCGATTTTAGGATTTTACCAGCTGAAAGAAGAGGAATCCCAGTGGAAGTTGAGTCTGCACCTGAAGCTTCACGAGAGTGTGAAAAATACTTTTGAATACTGCGAGGCCCGCATTCCCTTCTTCAATAG GGGTCCGATCGCCCACCTGGAGTACAAGATCTCCTACGGCCAACTGGAGGTGTCAAAGGAGAAGAGCTTGCTGGTTTGGGTCATTG GGCAGAAGTTTCCTAAGTCGTTGGAAATTTCCTTGACTGGTACGGTATCTTTTGGGCCCTCGAGTCCACAGCAAGCAACCGATCCTGTGTGCACGGGAAACACTGCCTACATCAAA CTTTATTTCAGGATCCTGGATTTCACGCTGACCGGCTGCTACACGGATCAACATTCCGTTCAGGTCTTCGCTGCCGGAAAGCCGAAAATCAGCGCAG CCCGAGAAGTGCTTTCTTCCGATTACTACATCTGGAATTCCAAAGCCCCGGCGCCTGTGGTGTATCGAACCTTGCTTTTCTAA
- the LOC143828960 gene encoding AP-5 complex subunit mu-1-like, with product KHCFLFTFKGQKFPKSLEISLTGTVAFGPASPQQATDPVCTGNTAYVKLYFRILDFTLTGCYTDQHSVQVFAAGKPKISAAREVLSSDYYIWNSKAPAPVVYRTLLF from the exons aaacattgctttctgTTTACCTTTAAAGGGCAGAAGTTTCCTAAGTCGTTGGAAATTTCCCTGACAGGTACGGTGGCTTTTGGGCCCGCGAGTCCACAGCAAGCAACGGATCCTGTGTGCACGGGAAACACTGCCTACGTCAAA CTTTATTTCAGGATCCTGGATTTCACGCTGACCGGCTGCTACACGGATCAACATTCCGTTCAGGTCTTCGCTGCCGGAAAGCCGAAAATCAGCGCAG CCCGAGAAGTGCTTTCTTCCGATTACTACATCTGGAATTCCAAAGCCCCGGCGCCTGTGGTGTATCGAACCTTGCTTTTCTAA